A window of Nomascus leucogenys isolate Asia chromosome X, Asia_NLE_v1, whole genome shotgun sequence contains these coding sequences:
- the LOC100602639 gene encoding putative BMP-2-inducible kinase-like protein yields the protein MIAPSPKSSEEEEQEDEEVLQGEQGDFNDNDTKPENLGHRPLLMDSEDEEEEEKRSSDSDYEQAKAKYSDMSPVYRDKSGSGPTQDINTILLTSAQLSSDVGVETPKQEFDIFGAVPFFAVCAQQSQQEKNEKNLPQHRFSTAGLQQEEFDVFTKAPFSKKVNVQECHAVGPETHPKSIDIFGSTPFQPFLTSTSKSESNEDLFGLMPFEEIMGSQQQKVKQRSLQKLSSRQRRTKQDMSRSNGKRHHGTPTSKKKTLKPTYRTPERARRHKKVGRRVSQTSNEFLTISDSKENIGAAVTDGKDRGNVLQLEESLLDPFGAKPFHPPDLSWHPLHQGLSDIRADHNTVLPEQPRQNSLHGSFHSADVLKMDDFGAMPFTELVMQSITPQQSQQSQPVELDPFGAAPFPSKQ from the coding sequence ATGATTGCCCCTTCTCCTAAGAGCAGTGAAGAGGAAGAGCAAGAGGATGAAGAAGTTCTTCAGGGAGAACAAGGAGATTTTAATGATAATGATACCAAACCAGAAAATCTGGGTCACAGGCCTCTCCTCATGGATTctgaagatgaggaagaagaggagaaacgTAGCTCTGATTCTGATTATGAGCAGGCTAAAGCAAAGTACAGTGATATGAGCCCTGTCTACAGAGACAAATCTGGCAGTGGACCAACCCAAGATATTAATACAATACTCCTCACCTCAGCCCAATTATCCTCTGATGTTGGAGTGGAGACTCCTAAACAGGAGTTCGATATATTTGGCGCCGTCCCCTTCTTTGCAGTGTGTGCTCAACAGTCCCagcaagaaaagaatgaaaagaacctCCCTCAACACAGGTTTTCTACTGCGGGACTCCAGCAGGAGGAATTTGATGTATTCACAAAGGCGCCTTTTAGCAAGAAGGTGAATGTACAAGAATGCCATGCGGTGGGGCCTGAGACACATCCCAAAAGCATAGATATATTTGGCTCCACTCCATTTCAGCCCTTCCTCACATCAACAAGTAAAAGTGAAAGTAACGAGGACCTTTTTGGGCTTATGCCCTTTGAGGAAATAATGGGGAGCCAGCAGCAAAAAGTCAAACAGCGCAGCTTACAGAAACTGTCCTCTCGCCAAAGGCGCACAAAACAGGATATGTCCAGAAGTAATGGGAAGCGGCATCATGGTACGCCAACTAGCAAAAAGAAGACTTTGAAGCCTACCTACCGCACTCCAGAGAGGGCTCGCAGGCACAAAAAAGTGGGTCGCCGAGTCTCTCAAACCAGCAATGAATTTTTAACCATCTCAGACTCCAAGGAGAACATTGGTGCTGCAGTGACTGATGGGAAAGATAGGGGGAATGTCTTACAACTCGAGGAGAGCCTGTTGGACCCCTTCGGTGCCAAGCCCTTCCATCCTCCAGACCTGTCATGGCACCCTCTACATCAGGGCCTGAGTGACATCCGTGCTGATCACAATACTGTCCTGCCTGAGCAGCCAAGACAAAATTCACTACATGGGTCATTCCATAGTGCAGATGTATTGAAAATGGATGATTTTGGTGCCATGCCCTTTACAGAACTTGTGATGCAAAGCATCACTCCACAGCAGTCCCAACAGTCCCAACCAGTCGAATTAGACCCATTTGGTGCTGCCCCATTTCCTTCTAAACAGTAG